A segment of the Bdellovibrio bacteriovorus genome:
GGATGTCCTGAAGCACGCCCTTGGCATCAGCGAGAATGTAAAAACCCCGGTTTTGAAACTGACGGCCCCGGAAAACCCGGCGCTGCTTTCCAAATACCACCTGACCGCGCAAAACTATGTCGTGGTTCATCCCGGCATGGCAGGCTCCGCCCTGAACTGGCCGATTGGCAATTACATCGAACTGATCAGAACGGTGTCTGAAACCACGCAAGTGGTTCTGACCGGCACCCCGGCCGATGAAAAATGGCTGACCGAGATCAAAGCGACCTTCAAAGACCACAAAAACGTCCTAAGCCTGCAAAGTCTGCTGTCTGCCACCGAACTGTTCACGGTGCTTAAGAACGCCAAAGCGGTGGTGGTGCCAAGCACGGGTGTTGCGCATATGGCGGCTTCTTTAGGCACTCCGGTTCTGGGTATTTACCCGCACGTGCGCGTGCAAAAGCCCCTGCGCTGGGCGGCCCGTGGACCTAAAGTGCATATTTTCGAAGCCCCGACCCAAAATGCCGATGGCAGTGTCTGCGACGGCACCCACTGTGAAGAATTTCACTGTATGGCAAAAATTAAGGTCGAGGATTTGCTTCAGGCCCTGTCCTCCCTTTAGAATACCTTCATGCAAAGAGAATTCACCTGTCCCGCTTCTTTTGAAGAATCCATCAATCGTGCCCTGGCGACTTACAAGTTGTCGTTGACGGATTCCAAGGCCCTGGCCAAATGTGTGCTGGCTTTGTCGGACTTCTTTATCGCCAAACCTGACAGCCCCACCCCTTGGAACGAATCCTGGGCGCAGGTGGCGTATCTTTGTTATTACCTGCCGCTGAATTCCACCCGCCTGACCGGACTGATTGAAGAGGCCGACAAGCGCGGATTCTTTAGTGGCCTTTCCCACGTGATCGATTTCGGTGCAGGCCTGGCGACGGCATCAATGACCTTGAATGAAAAACACAAGTTCAGCTATCAGTTAATCGAGCGCGCGGCCGAGCCCCAAAATCTGATTGAAAAGCACTTTCCGCAGTTCCCGCCTCAGGAATGGCTGCGCACCTTTAGCGGGGCCCGCCTGAAAGACGGGGCAAAAACCCTGGCACTATTTTCTTATTCTTTGACCGAGCTGACAGACCTTCCGGACTGGGCTTATCAGTGCGAAGCACTTATGCTGGTCGAACCATCCACCCAGCAAGATGGCAGAAAGCTTTTACAGTTGCGTCAGAAGCTTTTGGAAAAAGGCTATCACGTATGGGCCCCGTGCACGCATGAACAGGCTTGTCCTCTGCTAAGCCAGTCTAAAACGGACTGGTGCCACGACCGCGTTCACTTCAAAGCGCCGGCGTGGTTCACGGCCCTGGAAGCTGAGCTTCCGATGAAAAATCGCACACTGACCATGAGCTATGTGCTGATGAGAAAAACCAAACCGCAAGCCATCAAAGCGGCCCGTGTGGTGGGCGACCGCCTGAAAGAAAAAGGCAAGGACCGTCAGATGATCTGCCGTGGTTCCGAGCGCGAGTTTTTGGCGTGGCTTCACAAGACCAAGATCGAACAGGACATCCCACGCGGGGTTCTGGTTGATATTCCGGACGACATTCAAAAAGTTTCAAATGAACTGCGGGTCAGCCGCGAGATCACAGTTCTTTAGGGATAGTTCCGCCCGCAAATACTTCTTCCACTCTCCGGATCGCCGCAAGCGCTGGATTTCACCCTCCAGCCATTTGTGCAGATCTTTTTGGGACTGTGGCGAAACCAGAATTTTTCGATCAAAGCGCTCAATGGTTTTATCTGAGATGTAAATCTGATCTTCCAGCCCCAGATCGCGAATCAAATAGACGGCCACAATCCGGCCCATAACCATAAAGTCAATCCGCCCCCGGGCCAGCATGCGCAGACTGTTATTAAAGGACTGTGTGGATTCGGCTTTTACCATTCCGGCTTTTTCCAACTGTTGCACCGGCTCGACAGCATGACCCAGAACAATCGAAGTTCTTTTACCCTGCAGTGAAGCCGGACTTTCGTATTCCAGAGCGCGTTTACGAGGCGAAAGCACCAGATTTTCATCTTCCATCAGAGCCGATGTCCAAAGGTACTTCTTTTCATCGCCATCCCCGAACCACTTCGGCGAAACCAAAGGAACCACATATACACCGCTGCGCTGAAGAATCTTCTGCAAGCGAACCCGGGGGACAACCACCACCTTGAACTGATATTTTCCCTGGGAACGCACCGTTAGAAGTGATGCCAGATCATAGACAAGACCCTGCTCTTTTTTCTGATCAACCACAAATGGTGGAGTGTCGTAAGGCGAAACCATCTCGATCACTTGCGCAGCGGAAGTGATGACGGAATAGCAAAGCAGTGCCGATACGATCCAGAGCGGACGCATAGTATTCCCCTTGGTCTGTACTGTTATTCTACCACAGACCAGTGTTCAACAGAGCTTCTCAATTTAAGACGAGACAATTACTCAACTGTCATTCTGCAAATACCCATTAATCTTGGGAACAAACATTCCGATATGTAGTCCATAAGGAACGCACAAGTGAACATACGGCACGTTACAGAACCATTCATTGTTCTTCTTTTGGTCTCTATTTTGGGACTGACGGGATGTATTCGTGCCAGCGTTCATAATGGAACGCTGACGGCGGATCTGGCCTCCGAAAGTGACTCCTCTTACTTCACCAATAAGAACCCGATCGAAGTCCTGGTTATTTTCAATCGCGCACCCGATCAGTTTTACCCGGAAAACTTCACGCTTGAAAATGCCACAATGGGTTCCATCGTCCAGGTGGACAAAGTCACTTACCGCGTGCAACTGATCCCCACCAACCAGGGCGAAGTGCGCATGAACCTGCCAAAAGGCACAGCCGTCGGCAATCGTGGAGAAACCAACGCTGAATCCGGAATCTTTGAAGTTTACTATGACAGCATTCTGCCAACGATTGGGACCGCCACCATTTTGCCAGCGGCGGTCAGCCCCAATCCCGTTCCGTCCGTCCAGGGAACGACCGAACCCAAAGCCATCGTCACTCTATATAATTCACTTGCCTGCACCGGAGACAAACTGGCGGACTCCACCGCCGATGCGGTGACCGGTAATTTTGAATTCCCGCTGGGCAACGCTCTGACCGCCGAGGGGGCCTATGCCTGGAGCGTTCAGGCCCGCGATGCCGCTGGTAATATTCATTGTTACCCCTTCCCCCTGGCTTACACTCTGGATCAGACCGAGCCCTCGCTGCCTTCGATCTCGGTGGCACATGGCCCGGTTCAGGACAACCCGGCGGCTGTGGATGTCACCTCTTGCGATGACGACAACCAAACGCCGGACTCTTTCCATCAGGTGATTTTCGTGCAAGACAGCTCCGCCCCGCCGGATTTGGACAATCCGAACTGGATTGCTTGTTCAGCGGGCATTAACAATGTCACCCTGACCGGCGCCGACGGCGATCACACACTTGTGATGTGGGCTCGTGATGAAGCCGGAAATATTTCTTCCAGCAACCAGATTACCATCACCCTGGATACCACAACACCAAGCCTGTCTGTGCCGACCACCGCAAGCCTTGATCGTAACAGCGCAAGCACGGTGATTCTGGCTGATGCCGTCGTGGATTCCGACGAAGAGGGTCTTGGCACTTATTCCCTGCTGACAGCGGATGCTCCAGCCTGTGCTGATCATGGCACTGTATCAATCAACGCCAGCAATGGTGCGGTGACATTTGCTCCCGCAGCCCACTATTTCAACCGTTACAGCGGAGCCGATCATCACGGAGGCCCCTGCAATATCAAAGTGCAATTCGCCGACCGGGTTTCCCCAACCGCTCACACCGTGACTGCTGACACCGCAGTGACCGTAAACTTTGTGAATGAGCCCGTGCAGATCACGGCTTGGCCGGGAACCAATGGCACGGCTTTGGAAAAGTGCGGCAACAAATGTTTTGCCAATTCCATCTTTGATCTGAGCTTTACTGTTTCCCCAGGTGGCAACGCCACTTATCCCGACCCACAAAGCATTTCATGTTCTGCCACTACGGCCGATGGATACTATGTCGACATCGCCAGTTGTGCAGTGACTGGCACCGCGGGAACTTTGTCCGTGCAGATGGGAACGGCACACGCCTCTGCCACCGATGGCACCGTGGTGTCCTTGACTGTTAATGATGGTGTGGGCACTGATTCAGAATCTTTCAGCCTGCATGTGGATAACTATGTGATGAGCATGTATCCCGCATTAGCCGTTCGCACCCAACTGTCCTGCATTTTGTGTCACGCCAACATTCAAGCCGATATCGTGACTGATTTTGGGGTTTCACAAGCCAATTACAGCAACGCAAGCAGCATTCTGGGCGTGGCGAATCTGGCGGGTTCATACATTTATCACAACGACAATTCGGCCATTGATTTCCTGGTGACAGGTTCGATCTATATGCCGAATATCACTGTCACTGACAAAAACTTTATCAAACAAACTTCGGGCAATCCGAACTCTGGTCCCATCAATCTAAGAAGCTTCCTGCAAAACAGTTGGAACCAATATCCGCCGATCACCGACAGTCAGGGAACGATCTTGTTGGATGGTGACGGTTTTATGCAGGTGGATCCGACGCCAGTGGCGAAAGCACCGCAACTGGTTGCACCGAAAGTGCAGGGTGGATTGCAACTGAAGTCCGCAATCACCATTCGTGCGCCATCAGATGCCGAAGTACTGGCGCTGGACAGTTCTTTGACGGCAGGTACGGCGGCATTCGTTTACAAAGGGCCGAATTCGAAACCGGCTTTAAGCGGTCTGCAACTGCATGATTTTGGTTACGGTCAATTCATTCGTAACAACGGCACGATTGTTTGCCATGGCAGTATCATCATCAGCGGAACGTTGTATCTAAATAACCCCGACATTCAAACCGATGACGTCGGTTGTTCGATCTATGTAGCAGGCAACGTGTTCATCGAAACCAATCGCGGCACAGCCATTCAATATGTCGGCGGTGCAAGCTCACCGACTTTGCAGATCACCAGTTCCCGCAACATCCATATGGGTATCGGCCTTTATGATATTCGCTTTATCCGTCGCAGTCTGAATAACTATGAAGACGCTCAGAAGATTGTGAATGCCGCAAACCCTGGCGGTCTGCGCGACGCTGCGGAAGGTGCTTTGACCATCAAGTCCAATGCCAATGCCGGAGCCTGGGAATGGATGCGCTGTCCATTGCGCCCCGAACACGCCCGCTATCTGGACACTCATTACATTTCAAACGGCAACTACACGGCTTGTGATTCATCCACCGACCCATGGAAATGTTCGATGGCGCGCGAGATGTTCAACAACTGGACCGGCGTCGTCACCGGCTATGACCACATCACCGATGAAAAAGTCGTCAATCGTTCCGGCACACTGGTGAATCCAGTGGTGGCATACGAAACCATGTGCCGCGTGAACGGCGCATATCAAATGGGAAGCTATAGCAGTTATGCCTGGGACTGGTCCGGCTATTGGGGCGAGCAGCCCGATCGTGTCGGCGCTGCCAGTGTGAATGCCACGCGCGTTTCCACCGTCTTTGATCACGTTCGCATCAACGCCCAGAACGTGCACAGCCGTTACTATGGCGAATTCCGCGGCTCCGTCATCGCCCCATGGGCCCTGTTCGCTGTCGGAAACTTGGTCTTTAAGTACGACACCCGACTGAACGCCGTCGTGCCTTACCCGCGGCTGATGGTGCCCAACCCGATCTTCGATGTGCAATAGCGGCTCGGCCGAGCAAAGCTGGAGCGCCGCCAGGCGCGCAAGCTGAAGCAATAAAAAAACCGAGGGGGCTTCCCTCGGTTTTGGTGTCGAGTTGATTTTTTAAACGCGCAATTATTCAGCGGCGTAGCTGGCAACAGGAATCAAAGAAACAGAAATCTGGTAAGTCTTGCCCTGAATCACGCCATTATCAAGGAACTGAGCCAGTTCACGACGGAAGCCTTTGATTTTCTCTTTGGCTTCGTCCAAACGAGCTTCATCCACATTGATGGTGATCGTGGAATGTTCGCGCTCTTCACTAGGCATCTTCTCCAATAGACGCTCCAGTTTGCGCTTCATTTTTTTCTCACGGCTGATTTCACCAAAACGCTGAAGTTCATCCGAGTTGAGGTTCAAACGCTCCCCGAACATACGAATTGTTCTCATCGTAACGGTACGTTTGCCGTTCAGGATTTTGGACAAGAAAGACGAGTCCACTTCCAAGTGACGGGCGAACGCACGCAAAGAGTAACGGGGATAGTTTTGGCTACGACGAGCCAATTCATCTTCAAGAAATTGTCTAAAATCTGAGTTTTTATTTACATCCTGCATGAGGACACAATTATGTGCAGGGCCCCTGATAATCAATATTTTGTTCACAGTCTTACAGACATTTAATATAGCCATTCGGAGCGCGTCAAAAACTCGCCGAACATTACAGAATTTTATCGAATATCAACAACTTACGGTTTCGGCCTCTTTCATCGATCGCAATGATTTCACCATCACTTTTGTACGAAAAATTCGGCAGATTTTGTAGCCACACAAACAGTTTTTCTTCATCACGTTGTGGACCCAGTATCAATCGGTCCGCACTCAAAACGCCGTTTTCAGTCAAGGAACGAACAATTTCCAGAATCGTGTGCGCGCCGACACCGGCGATCACCACGCTGCCCTGAATGGCCTGCCCAAGCTGCTCTCCCGGCCGCGGGTGGAAAAATGCCTGGCTGGCTGAATCCTCGCGGAAGTATTCATTCTGAAAGCGCTGCTCCAGACGCTCGATGATGTGCGGAACCTGATCGACAAAGTGCACTTCGGTGAAAAGACCGCTTTCATACGCGTTTAAACCCATATAGCCGTGGTCGCAGCAGAAGTCCCAGACAGGCTTTCCGGGTAAAAGATGATCGTAAATAAGCTGCATGCGGCGCGAGAGTTTGAACATAGGGCGCAAGATAGAATCCTCATTGACTGAATGTCACGGGGAAAGGATTATGCAACCGCATGAAAAAGACACCTTTAGCAGACACACATGAAAAGCTGGGCGCCCGCATGGTCGACTTTGCCGGTTGGTATATGCCCGTTCAATACATCGGTCTTCGTGAAGAGCACAACAACGTGCGCACGAACGTAGGCCTGTTCGACGTCTCCCACATGGGAGAAGTTCGCGTGAAGGGCCCCAAAGCCCTGGAAACTTTGGAGTGGTTGACCACCAATGACGTTTCCAAGCTGAACGACGGCGAAGCTCAGTATTCTCTGCTGCCGAATGATCAAGGCGGCCTGGTCGACGATATCATCGTTTACTGCCTGTCTAAGGATTCTGACTATCTGGTGTGTGTGAACGCCTCTAACAAAGACAAAGACTTTGCCTGGATGACCAAACACAACAAGGGCGCCGACATCACCGACGAATCCGACCTTTGGGGTCAGATCGCCATCCAAGGCCCGAAAGCGCTGGAGCTGTGTGACCGCGTCTTTGACATCAAAGTCAGCGAAATGAAGTCCTTCACCATCAAATCCGGCACTTTCAAGGGCCATAAAATCATGATCGCCACCACCGGCTACACTGGCGAAAAAGGCTGCGAAGTCTTTGTCGAGGCGGCGGGCACGGCGGATCTGTGGATGACTTTGCTGGAAAAAGGCAAAGACCTGGGCTGCATGGGCATCGGATTGGGCGCTCGTGACACCCTAAGAACCGAAATGAAGTATTCCCTGTATGGCCACGAAATCGATGACACGACGAATCCATACGAAGCGGGCCTTGGCTGGGTGATTAAACCGGCAAAAAAGGACTTCATGAACAAAGCCCAAATCGTGGGCAAAAAAGAAGCCGGCCTGACCAGAAATCTTGTGGGATTTAAGATGCTTGAGAAGGGCATCCCCCGTCAGGGATACAGCCTGTTTTCTTTTGACAACAAAGAAATCGGCAAGGTAACTAGTGGTACACACTCACCGACCCTGGACGAGCCTATCGGTATTGCATTTATCGATGTGGCTTACGCGAAAGAAGGAACTGAATTCCTTCTGGATATCCGCGGCCGTAAGGTGAAAGCCGTGGTTTGCAAAACACCGTTTGTAACGAAATAAGGAGCCAGACATGGGATTTCATATTCCTGAAGATTACTACTACACAAAAGAACACGAATGGGCTCAAGTTGACGAGAACATCGTAACCGTAGGCATCACTGAGTTCGCTCAAGACCAATTGGGTGAAGTGGTTTACGTGGAACTTCCAGAAGAAGGTCAAAAAATCACTCAAGGCCAAACTTTCGGTGTTATTGAGTCCGTTAAAGCTGTGAGCGACCTTTACGCTCCTGTTTCCGGCACTGTAATCGAAGTAAACGCGTCCCTGGGCGACGATCCGTCTGTTTTGAACGACGATCCAGTAAATGAAGGCTGGTTGGTTCGTATCGAAATGGATACTGAAAAAGAGCTCGCAAACCTGATGAGAGCTCCAGATTACAAAAAATTGATCAGCGAGAAGTAATTTTCTTGCATTAGCCTAGGCAACTAGGCTATCAATGTTCTTCGAATTTAAGGTGTGCCCCGCTGGTGAAATTGGCAGACACGCTAGACTTAGGATCTAGTGCGCAAGCGTGGGGGTTCAAGTCCCTCGCGGGGCACCAAGTTTCTTCCAAATAGGAAGAAATCCGCAAAAGAAGCTGACTGAATAAGTCGGCTTTTTTTATGTCCGAAATCCATTCCAAGGGAATGATTCTTTCAACTCTTCCGCTTTATCCCGCTTTTCTATTTACAGGTTCGCCCAGCAGGATTCCGTTGAAGCGGTCTTTGAGCTTTACGAGCTGAGTTTCCTTTTTGGGGTATCTGCCATAGTTTGCGCGGATTCGGTCGTACCACCGATGATAGCGATCGTGATCGTTTCGCGACATAACACACAAGTTTGCAGGTCTGTTGTCACTGCGACGGCCGTTGATGTGGTGGACGACCTCCCACGGCTTCAATCGTCGCCCCAGGACTCTTTCGGCGACCACGCGATGCTCGTACCGAGGTCTTCCATAGGTTGATTTTCTAAGAACATAACCATCTCGTTTTTTTGAAGACAGAAGCCACGATAACGGCAGAAAGATCAATTTGACCGGAAGGCTTGCAACAAACCAGACAAAGCGAATGAGACTAAGGCGTCGTCTTCGAGATCTCATGACGGACTTATCGGCGAAACCAGCTGGACCATTAGCCAGGTCGCGAATGACTCAGAATGGGAATCAGTTTCTACAGCATCATATCCACGAAGGACTTATAGAAACCCGCACCACACTTGGCGGTGTCTTCATAGAACTTCACCGCCTGCTTTGTTCGGTGGTTCATCGGCTGCTCAGTTCGCACGGCGGCGTCTTTTGACGTATCGACTGTCGCAGGCTTCGAGGACTCTGTCCTTGCGCTAGAAACCTTGGCTTCAGTGGCCGCCTTTGGAGCTTCCGTGGCAGAGGACTTTGATTCTTGCTTTGGGGACTCGGAAGTTTTGGCATTGGCTTTCGCTGCGGCGTCGGCTTTCGCTTTTTCAGCCTTTGCAGCAGCTTCGGCTTTTGCCGTGGCTTCAGCCTTGGCTTTGGCTTCAGCCTCGAAATCCGGCCCCGTCCATTTTTTGGCTTCTGGCTTTGACTGCGCGGATTCTGGTTTGGCCGAAGCCTGCGCTGTCGTCGGCTTGGCCGTTGATTTTGGTGCTGACTTCACCGTGGTGTCGTATCTTTGCCGAGCCACCGGATCCATCAGCGTGTCGCGGGACACGTTCAGCTTTTTCATCACCTCGGTCGCGGCCCGCAACTTTTGCGGGTCGTTCTGATAGCGATCCGGATGATAGGTTTTCATCAGACGGCGATAGGCCGTGCGAATTTCTTCCGTAGAGGCATTTTTACTGACATTCAAAATGTCGTAATGGCTGCTTTGCGAATTCATAATGCGGCGAACTTCATCCGCAGTTTGAGCCCGTGTCACAACCGGCAAAATCAAAGGCAGCAAAAGCATCAAAGTCACATTCTTCATTTGCACACCCCGGATTTGGAGGATTCACGAATGGCATCAGCGGCCTTCTCTGGCTTTTTCTTTAACAGCGCCAGAACTTCTTTGCGTTCCGCCTGAGGCAAGTCCGAAAGATACCCCAGGAACATTCCCATTTCTTCTGAATCAACTTTTTTCTGGCTGTTTTCCAGAACCTTCAGCACGTCTTTGTCTGAGGAAATTTCCTTCAATGACGTGGCGATGGATTTCACCGATGCGGCTTCAACCTTGGCGCCTTCGTTGGCGACTTTCGCGTAAGACCCCAGCTTGGAAGCCTGCGCGGCATTCTTCATCACTTTCAAGCCCGCACCAAACGGAATGATGGAGGCGGCTGAAAAGCCCGCTTCCGCCAATTCGGAATAAGCCTGGTCCGTAGCAGCGTCGGCCTTGCCAAAAGCAGCTTGAGAAGAACCTTCTGCAAATGCCGACGCCCGCAGGTCACGAGCCTCGATGAAAGATTCATGAGCTTTGGAAGAAGCATACACCGCCTCACCACCCCCGGCGATAGTTCCGGCCAAAGCCGCCCCGGCGGCCACGGTGGTCAGAGTGCCTGCGGCTGCAGTCCCGGAAAGAACCATTGCGCCGACCCCGGCCCCGATGCCAGTCGCCAACAAAACTCCGCCGACCACAAGTCCACCCCAGAAGATGGCTTTATCCAAGGTTTCATTACGCTGGGCTTTTTGATCATAGCCCTGCAGGACTTTACAAATCATGTCCAAGGCTCCCGGATTTTCCATCAGGTACTGAGCACTGGCCGCGGGATTGGTCACCAAAAGCTTTTGCAGGGACTCATCGATATCGCCCTGGGCTGCCTCTGCCAGATAGTCTGCGTGATTCTTGAGTTCGGTTTGAACCTCGGCAAAAGCTTTTTTCACGTCGGCCTGAACTATGACGTTTTTATTCTTTCTTTCGCGGATGGCTTTTGTATACAGAAGCAGCTCTGTCCCGGCCTGAGGAGGTTTTACTTTCATCTCGCGCTCGCGGTCTGTCAGCTCAACGGCAATATCCAGGGTGTCCTGATTGGAAGCTTCTTTCCAATAGGTCTGAGTGCTGGTTAACTGCTTTTGCGCGGAACCAAGAATCTTTGCACGGGCTTCTTCCTTCAGGTTCTTTTCCATGTCTTTGCCGAACACCTGAAGCTTTTTTTCCTGTTCGACGAACTCGGCACAGATACCGCCACTCAGCGCCTGCGAATCCAGTGCCTTTGCCAAAGCTTCCGAAACACCCTTGGCGGCGGCATGGGTTAGCAGACACTGCTGCAGACGCTCTTTAAGCTGGATAACGGCCAGCAGGCTATTTCCCTGCAGCAGAATCTTTCTGCCCTCGGCGGTTTGCAACTGCTGCATTTTAGACTTGTCGGCGACAAGCTTTTGGAAGGATGAACGAAATGATGCAACGACCTTGGGGTCTTCCAGGTTCGCGGCTGTCCAGGCGATTTGTTTCGTGTACAGCAACTCCAAATTGGAATCCGCTGTCGCCAGATTCGGCGAACACAGGGCAAGCAGCAATAGCATCAAAAACGCAGGGACGTGCATTCCGAACTTATCGGAAATTTCAGACCGTAAACTGACCGGACTTTTGTGAAGATTCGTGTCTCAGGTTGAGACTGGGCCTCTGAAAACAAAAAACCCACACCTGTTCAGTGTGGGTTTTTCGATCCTCAACCTGTTCAATTCAGATTAGAACTCGCAAGTCGTCGCCAGATCGTACTTTTCAAAACCATCCATCAAGCAGCGGAAGGTTTCACGGATAGTCACTTGGTTGCCATCAAGAACCAGTACTTTTTTGTAGCCGATAGCACCACCAAAATCACCACAAGCATCACCACCCGGGCGCTTGGAACTTGTGCTTACAACCGCCGTGTTGGCATCTTTAAGCTTGGTTTCTTTATCAAGACTTGCACTTGGTGTGAAGTACATGCCCGTGTCCTGCAGGTAAACTGCGATAGCCTGACTGCCATCGATGCTTTCATAATTTTGAAGCTCAAGACGGCATTTACCGGTGTTGCTTTCGTCATAAGAAGCAACGATTTTACCTTCACGACCGTCAAGGGCCTTCAGACGTTTCAAGAAGTCATTGCCGCCAGCGGAAGCAGAAATGGAAGACAATAGAATTGCAGAAGTCAGAATTTTACCAAACGTATTTTTCATAGTGTTTCCTTTGTTACGCCACCGATATTCCAAATCCTGTGCCACCCTAAATACGCGTCCTCCCCTATTCTATTGAATCTGGCCCAGCAACCCT
Coding sequences within it:
- a CDS encoding small ribosomal subunit Rsm22 family protein; this encodes MQREFTCPASFEESINRALATYKLSLTDSKALAKCVLALSDFFIAKPDSPTPWNESWAQVAYLCYYLPLNSTRLTGLIEEADKRGFFSGLSHVIDFGAGLATASMTLNEKHKFSYQLIERAAEPQNLIEKHFPQFPPQEWLRTFSGARLKDGAKTLALFSYSLTELTDLPDWAYQCEALMLVEPSTQQDGRKLLQLRQKLLEKGYHVWAPCTHEQACPLLSQSKTDWCHDRVHFKAPAWFTALEAELPMKNRTLTMSYVLMRKTKPQAIKAARVVGDRLKEKGKDRQMICRGSEREFLAWLHKTKIEQDIPRGVLVDIPDDIQKVSNELRVSREITVL
- a CDS encoding HNH endonuclease codes for the protein MKPWEVVHHINGRRSDNRPANLCVMSRNDHDRYHRWYDRIRANYGRYPKKETQLVKLKDRFNGILLGEPVNRKAG
- the gcvH gene encoding glycine cleavage system protein GcvH, producing MGFHIPEDYYYTKEHEWAQVDENIVTVGITEFAQDQLGEVVYVELPEEGQKITQGQTFGVIESVKAVSDLYAPVSGTVIEVNASLGDDPSVLNDDPVNEGWLVRIEMDTEKELANLMRAPDYKKLISEK
- a CDS encoding DUF4423 domain-containing protein; protein product: MARRSQNYPRYSLRAFARHLEVDSSFLSKILNGKRTVTMRTIRMFGERLNLNSDELQRFGEISREKKMKRKLERLLEKMPSEEREHSTITINVDEARLDEAKEKIKGFRRELAQFLDNGVIQGKTYQISVSLIPVASYAAE
- a CDS encoding substrate-binding periplasmic protein; this translates as MRPLWIVSALLCYSVITSAAQVIEMVSPYDTPPFVVDQKKEQGLVYDLASLLTVRSQGKYQFKVVVVPRVRLQKILQRSGVYVVPLVSPKWFGDGDEKKYLWTSALMEDENLVLSPRKRALEYESPASLQGKRTSIVLGHAVEPVQQLEKAGMVKAESTQSFNNSLRMLARGRIDFMVMGRIVAVYLIRDLGLEDQIYISDKTIERFDRKILVSPQSQKDLHKWLEGEIQRLRRSGEWKKYLRAELSLKNCDLAADPQFI
- a CDS encoding SAM-dependent methyltransferase, yielding MFKLSRRMQLIYDHLLPGKPVWDFCCDHGYMGLNAYESGLFTEVHFVDQVPHIIERLEQRFQNEYFREDSASQAFFHPRPGEQLGQAIQGSVVIAGVGAHTILEIVRSLTENGVLSADRLILGPQRDEEKLFVWLQNLPNFSYKSDGEIIAIDERGRNRKLLIFDKIL
- the gcvT gene encoding glycine cleavage system aminomethyltransferase GcvT, producing MKKTPLADTHEKLGARMVDFAGWYMPVQYIGLREEHNNVRTNVGLFDVSHMGEVRVKGPKALETLEWLTTNDVSKLNDGEAQYSLLPNDQGGLVDDIIVYCLSKDSDYLVCVNASNKDKDFAWMTKHNKGADITDESDLWGQIAIQGPKALELCDRVFDIKVSEMKSFTIKSGTFKGHKIMIATTGYTGEKGCEVFVEAAGTADLWMTLLEKGKDLGCMGIGLGARDTLRTEMKYSLYGHEIDDTTNPYEAGLGWVIKPAKKDFMNKAQIVGKKEAGLTRNLVGFKMLEKGIPRQGYSLFSFDNKEIGKVTSGTHSPTLDEPIGIAFIDVAYAKEGTEFLLDIRGRKVKAVVCKTPFVTK
- a CDS encoding Ig-like domain-containing protein, with translation MNIRHVTEPFIVLLLVSILGLTGCIRASVHNGTLTADLASESDSSYFTNKNPIEVLVIFNRAPDQFYPENFTLENATMGSIVQVDKVTYRVQLIPTNQGEVRMNLPKGTAVGNRGETNAESGIFEVYYDSILPTIGTATILPAAVSPNPVPSVQGTTEPKAIVTLYNSLACTGDKLADSTADAVTGNFEFPLGNALTAEGAYAWSVQARDAAGNIHCYPFPLAYTLDQTEPSLPSISVAHGPVQDNPAAVDVTSCDDDNQTPDSFHQVIFVQDSSAPPDLDNPNWIACSAGINNVTLTGADGDHTLVMWARDEAGNISSSNQITITLDTTTPSLSVPTTASLDRNSASTVILADAVVDSDEEGLGTYSLLTADAPACADHGTVSINASNGAVTFAPAAHYFNRYSGADHHGGPCNIKVQFADRVSPTAHTVTADTAVTVNFVNEPVQITAWPGTNGTALEKCGNKCFANSIFDLSFTVSPGGNATYPDPQSISCSATTADGYYVDIASCAVTGTAGTLSVQMGTAHASATDGTVVSLTVNDGVGTDSESFSLHVDNYVMSMYPALAVRTQLSCILCHANIQADIVTDFGVSQANYSNASSILGVANLAGSYIYHNDNSAIDFLVTGSIYMPNITVTDKNFIKQTSGNPNSGPINLRSFLQNSWNQYPPITDSQGTILLDGDGFMQVDPTPVAKAPQLVAPKVQGGLQLKSAITIRAPSDAEVLALDSSLTAGTAAFVYKGPNSKPALSGLQLHDFGYGQFIRNNGTIVCHGSIIISGTLYLNNPDIQTDDVGCSIYVAGNVFIETNRGTAIQYVGGASSPTLQITSSRNIHMGIGLYDIRFIRRSLNNYEDAQKIVNAANPGGLRDAAEGALTIKSNANAGAWEWMRCPLRPEHARYLDTHYISNGNYTACDSSTDPWKCSMAREMFNNWTGVVTGYDHITDEKVVNRSGTLVNPVVAYETMCRVNGAYQMGSYSSYAWDWSGYWGEQPDRVGAASVNATRVSTVFDHVRINAQNVHSRYYGEFRGSVIAPWALFAVGNLVFKYDTRLNAVVPYPRLMVPNPIFDVQ
- a CDS encoding glycosyltransferase family 9 protein, which encodes MKRILLIRLDKIGDLICSMPVDQVSFLEGWDKHWVIAKGLGFVPENADPQRKFLELKKDDAKESLPKLRAFLREYRPDVAVSLQAPWWVSYALWTEGVPVRAGVRSQWHSFLFLNKGLRQRRSLAVQHEADYNLDVLKHALGISENVKTPVLKLTAPENPALLSKYHLTAQNYVVVHPGMAGSALNWPIGNYIELIRTVSETTQVVLTGTPADEKWLTEIKATFKDHKNVLSLQSLLSATELFTVLKNAKAVVVPSTGVAHMAASLGTPVLGIYPHVRVQKPLRWAARGPKVHIFEAPTQNADGSVCDGTHCEEFHCMAKIKVEDLLQALSSL
- a CDS encoding J domain-containing protein — translated: MKNVTLMLLLPLILPVVTRAQTADEVRRIMNSQSSHYDILNVSKNASTEEIRTAYRRLMKTYHPDRYQNDPQKLRAATEVMKKLNVSRDTLMDPVARQRYDTTVKSAPKSTAKPTTAQASAKPESAQSKPEAKKWTGPDFEAEAKAKAEATAKAEAAAKAEKAKADAAAKANAKTSESPKQESKSSATEAPKAATEAKVSSARTESSKPATVDTSKDAAVRTEQPMNHRTKQAVKFYEDTAKCGAGFYKSFVDMML